The Acanthopagrus latus isolate v.2019 chromosome 20, fAcaLat1.1, whole genome shotgun sequence genomic sequence TGTAATTATCTCATCTATTTGTTTCATTATGTATATGGTAAATAGCCTCTATTTAGGGACTTTATTTAGTAATATGCATCCTGTAAACACAATATAAGCTAAGATCTgtagctgtagctcagcgggtcggctagtgatcggaaggtcgctggttcaaatccagCTCTgggcagagcagagctgcaagatactgaatcccaaattgctcccgatgtgcggttggcaccttgcatggcggcctctgtcatcagtgagggccctgcgatgagctggcgacttgtccagggtgtaccctgccctaGGACATCTGGTATTGGCTCCAGCAAATAAAACCCTGCGACCCATAAAAGAGATAAAGTGGTTACcgacaatggatggatggatgaaccGCAACATCAATTCCTGTTTCAAGTATTTTACTCTTGATACTTTATATAGGCTACATTTAGCTAATAATGGTGCAATGttaaagcacatttactcaCCATAAATACAATTTTGGGTAAGGCCTGCTTGTATTTCTTCCCTTCCATTTTTGAGGCATATGTTGCATTTTGTACTCCATTAAATTTAGACAggtttagttactagttactgtGTAGCATCAGATTATTCATACCAAATACAaatcttttatatatatatatatatatatatatatatatatatatatatatatatatatatatatatatatatatatatatatatatactggaTTACACTTTCCTGCAGTAAATAAAGTAATTGAGATTGGCTTCACCTTCAccagcagcaacattaaaatgatgaacaaCACACAGGGCCACAGATGTAAACTTGCTTAAAGCTAAGTGGCTGTGCACCGTTcctttcaaacaaacaaacaagcaactgATACATAATCATGTTCCAGTGATTTAATATATTTGATATGtgcaatgaatgaaaatgtagtgTAATGAATACTTTTAGTTTCCGTTAAGGTACATTTTTGATACAACTTTTCCTTGTAACACTTTTATTCTGTTAGTGGAAAAATCAAGTTAAAGATCTAAACTGTGTTCAGACATCAAACTGAGACATTCATGTGCTGAACACATACAGGCTGCATTATAGAGTGAACAGCTGCAGTTACTGGTATGAGCACAGAGGGGCCAGCTCTTAACACTTCCCCCCCGAAGGGCAAACAGACTGAAGTCCACAGTAATCACACAGTCAACTCCCCTCTGGCTGCTCCACATCTGGACCCGGGctgtccaatcagaggcagCGACCAAAATCTAGACCAATCACAAGTGAGAATCTGGCTTTTAACACGTCGGCTAGACTGGGTGAAGTTTGAAAGGAAGACGACGCGgactgaggttgttttttttctgccgcattttaaaaaaatatcccGAAGTGTCCCGAGCTGAAGCAGTCATGGCTGTGCCGACGTGGGAGAGGAAAACGCGCGTATTTCTGTGCGTTCTcggtttgtgtctgtctgtttatgcGCTTCACGTCGAGCTGTCCCGAGAGAGGAACCCGGACTACAGAGCGATGTGCGACCTGGGGGAGTCAGTGAGCTGCTCCAAAGTCTTCACCTCCAGGTATCTTTTGTTTTCCACCCCCGCGTTGTTGCCTCAGCACATACCTGGTGCCTGTGCAGAAATAAAAGCCCCAGGGTTGTAGCTACTTTAGTGTAGTGGCCATCGAAGCATCTCTTTTTCTAAGTTGTGTGCATACAGTTTCTATATTTTATGGCAGATGAGACCCTCTTTGCTGCCACGTGTTAAATTCTTTCTGCAAATACGTCACATCAACGATTTGTTCACAGGAGAATACTGAGGATATTCCTCTTCATACCAAGTTCTTTCAATGAAAGCAATATCTTCTAGATaattttttgggttgtttttttcatgctccTGTCAATATTGTTGCTGCTCTGACtgtttcttccttctttttggCAGATGGGGACGTGGTTTTGGCTTGGTCCAGTTCTTTGTGGCCAAAGATAGCCCTCTGAACCAGCCCAACAGCGTGCTTGGCATCATATTTTACACTCTGCAGATGGGCCTCGGTTAGTCTGTCATTGTCCTCTGCAAATTACACAGCAGGAGCTGAATGTTTTTAGGCAAAACAGCTTCACTATGTTAGTGAACTGTGGCTTACATTCCAGCTAAATTAACAGTTTTATGTTCTTTTAGTGGAAGTAAAGTGATAAAAACCCAACATTAAGGGAGACatatgatgctttttttttgtttt encodes the following:
- the vkorc1 gene encoding vitamin K epoxide reductase complex subunit 1, with protein sequence MAVPTWERKTRVFLCVLGLCLSVYALHVELSRERNPDYRAMCDLGESVSCSKVFTSRWGRGFGLVQFFVAKDSPLNQPNSVLGIIFYTLQMGLGLSLSRKAAVFLVFSSWVSVAGSLYLASILAFILGDFCMVCVSTYVVNFALLFTNLKRRRGIEGTKEKAG